The nucleotide window GATGGCGCTCGCTTACCAGTGTCCGGGCCCCGCACCCGTGCGCTATGCCCTCATCGCCCTCTGGGTCGCGCTTGGCGTCGCCGCCATCGTGGCGCTGCTGCGCGTGCGGGCCGGTGCGTCCCTGCGCGGCTGGCCGCTCGCGTTCCTGATCGCGGCGATTCTGGTGATCGCCTGGTGGCAGACGCTGCGGCCTTCCAATGAACGTGACTGGGCGCCCGACGTCGCGCAACTGCTCGACCCGCATTGGAACGGCGCACAGGTCACGCTGGGCAACGTGCGCAACTTCGAATGGCGCACCGAAACCGACTTCACCCCGCGCTGGGAAACGCGCCACTACGATCTCGACAAGCTCGTCAGCGCCGATCTCGCGCTGTCCTACTGGATGGGGCCGGCCATCGCGCACACGCTGGTGTCCTTCGGTTTCTCAGACGGGCAACGCGTGGTGTTCTCCATCGAGATTCGCAAGAAGCGCGGGCAGGCCTTTTCGGCCGTCGGCGGTTTCTTCAAAGACTTCGAAGCCACGCTGGTCGCCGCCGACGAGCGCGACATTCTGCGCGTGCGCAGTAATGTGCGTGGCGAAGACGTGCATCTCTATCGTCTGAATATTCCTGCCGCCGAATTGCGCAAGGTCTTCATCGGCTATCTGGAGCGCGCCCGCGACCTGCA belongs to Pandoraea norimbergensis and includes:
- a CDS encoding Lnb N-terminal periplasmic domain-containing protein yields the protein MVQLQSHAGDALAGHHIAWYVYVLRTFIALIVLGACAWGAMALAYQCPGPAPVRYALIALWVALGVAAIVALLRVRAGASLRGWPLAFLIAAILVIAWWQTLRPSNERDWAPDVAQLLDPHWNGAQVTLGNVRNFEWRTETDFTPRWETRHYDLDKLVSADLALSYWMGPAIAHTLVSFGFSDGQRVVFSIEIRKKRGQAFSAVGGFFKDFEATLVAADERDILRVRSNVRGEDVHLYRLNIPAAELRKVFIGYLERARDLQRTPEWYNTLTSNCTTIVFELARIIAPGLPLDYRLLLSGYFAEYAYDQGGLTPGFTYEQLQTRGDFVKRALAAGDSPDFSTLIRQGVPGDDPKVTP